The Lynx canadensis isolate LIC74 chromosome D1, mLynCan4.pri.v2, whole genome shotgun sequence genome has a segment encoding these proteins:
- the PATE2 gene encoding prostate and testis expressed protein 2, which produces MFVVFLLCIVFLVCSNKGLENLLQTTSFNYLFLCLADSATACYKCKKYHLGLCYDTMKICILKHQQSCAIENLYFLTRKGRSMYYYSKLSCMTNCEDINFLSFEKRRELICCRHNNYCNLPEGV; this is translated from the exons ATGTTTGTTGTGTTTCTGCTGTGCATTGTCTTTCTGGTCTGCTCAAATAAGG GCCTGGAGAATCTTCTCCAGACTACATCTTTTAAttacctctttctctgtctcgcAGACTCTGCAACAGCatgttataaatgtaaaaaatatcatCTTGGGTTATGCTATGACACCATGAAGATCTGCATCCTAAAGCACCAACAGTCCTGTGCTATTGAGAACCTTTACTTCCTTACAAGAAAAG GGAGAAGTATGTATTATTATTCCAAACTGTCATGTATGACCAACTGTGAGGACATCAACTTCTTAAGttttgagaaaagaagagagcTCATCTGTTGCAGACATAATAACTATTGCAACCTCCCTGAGGGAGTTTAA